A genomic window from Maylandia zebra isolate NMK-2024a linkage group LG20, Mzebra_GT3a, whole genome shotgun sequence includes:
- the si:ch73-181d5.4 gene encoding uncharacterized protein si:ch73-181d5.4 isoform X3 gives MPSEEAESSVRPTLSQVRKSWGFRRTTIARREFMEEVGDLTYSPPIVRRGRNRRTNQTAAQTATETPTTQKATRTARSVIDELQWSAPSSPVSENSKTGSETSAGGSLDPSLWQDFGSAFHTAFTLLGGSEGLSLTMSDELAVPDILEATEAIESPNPQAIDETEMADNIDDMEIAQPVASGNAEGEEIHDVVLISSHEEDSDEMTLLQIKEQLASNSRQEDSKARGGKGGKGKARGKGRGRGRGRGKGRGRGRGKGRAVEFQSTIADDKDSDDDVVLVNLTEQQHLQEVEKETDPQSPPEKEGSAALFDTALSPAQQSNSDCMIIDSDFDQIPELTPGQFDEVPEEEEKKDAKNTEEFSRISHNEGYDSNALFCICRQKQDKRFMICCDSCQEWFHGECVGVSETQGHQSMQEYVCPPCTIKKQSQSESHPQPDPELSFPECLTQSPAVEEAQEDQRAVKQTVLVEEETEEEEQEQAIEARPDPDAQPEAQPEPEMDSSLPLCIGPGCSKQALPDSVYCGNDCILQHAAFTMKTLSGPKVPKSKGRAQRKASMSRPAAKAQRSSRTSKRLAEKAELRGEEEKKEDDGEQEAAASPVICDPSLTEAQATSTPASNLHTASNKDSEQVEAEKEAVSPSAQSPEDPSLDASLLSKPTTEAAQPQSHCEEGAKETVNSDLPKHQSSESDPLITPAPEKSSPTPATSSPTTSARRHHETGALMITKTTYVIPKKQSGSQSPSSHTLVSASCQKLSSAPTPLNETRNLPVPPAPSAPSSRPSQPNNQVRQSIQRSLTSILFKRVCECEDLEMSESEAAKLVASIEMEMFDIFRNTDSKYMNKYRTIMFNLKDPRNKGLLYCVVHGDINPFRLVRMSQKDMQATKAPEPSVKETTVVKDTAAKISLPKPEAVKVDLPCLNPAKSDRKPDSMEQKRSLPAPAVKPRASQTSLANAVPDVLACMLKDTTSEHKTHLFDLKCKICTGQMQPMEEEEPAKKKSKLSVSRDKHEPSWRKSAGGDSPLLAPPDSPDMDSPASNLLDPSSHFNIDSAALTIVESPASPVMDSPASPTLESPASPTIESPASPTPDTSKATAPKRPYIPVLVPPVSTVTITQRRDPRTANRFSASSSSTFGSSNTTHKRAAPYALVKENIASNVASSLPPTKTVPKSILMKPSSTADPRLYGPRSRTVISESPADGETTQFLAKQEILWKGFLNMLTVAKFVTKGYLVSGSPENLKADLPDTIQIGGRIMPQTVWDYVAKLKTSVTKELCVIRFHPATEEEEVAYVSLFSYFSSRGRFGVVANSSRSIKDVYLVPLSAKEPIPSMLQPLEGPGLERNRPNLLLGLAIVQKVKRPGSLPQEMEDKRPKVHMSKDPMWIPKPPVLYGSDKLEIFQPYDPETPASTTPPGSPSCPGSPTDSSSSGSVTIPSLLTSVKAAPYVSTSATIAATQSTFNSSSDKNPIIASSDKTPLQTILSTLFRSNQADSTVSDGRSTKTTVTVKKNPVLSGSVVDPIVQQYGHKTKAKEIEDENDFDRPYDPEEEYDPAMGYATVAPQTTEKIKALSSFVEDDVAYDPEDDTIFEDIQSNTPVAKPPVTTQTFDSPSCPVTVSTSSPAQTSAPVAVMPQLPTGTVVVSAATLSEQQRMLEELNKQIEEQKRQLKEQEEALRQQREAVGMFMAHFSVSDSLMSPPQKSLPLNQLSSLQKGIIKTESKSSETTDKATPLTETVDNSNLDSQAVKVEDATPVKNLGNDTDGVAKQDETQKGVESDKYSSAGEIEDSDVAYDPEDESLFNEIQDDVFKGGTVTTMDSVSRARYGGSHKGMSPNSYHSRKRRSSPKKRSHRERDRHRSPSRQSQHRSRSRSRRRREKDRHRKSERDRSRHRVRDPSERQGRHRKDHTTRRHSLGRRRSPSSSRKTESVSVSPKLNRGPLPQVPEKSKHASVPCSSLDSAGQFEESNISHVTIKSDPDGQKSECNHVESSEKHSHEPLCNVKLEISEPPKFQELQKISLSDHDMTQQNKLYKQDNLFHSKLDSTIPLREIDPPIRDSPQSPDPEPQFVKPSSIEKNDSVRTDEVSDSREDIRVFENNCLPICGQAMVSVGDVISNIKSMDFRALNLKAFGAKGQGLTETHNETLADNPCFKHSETKGQEGGYSNPSTILGMREQGIQHQNTVITGSWPALRDSEMRSEALDSNNAGVPFISGVNPEIKCPSPDVTQNIVPTVTNLYMGEASLQRKRQVNIMKGPLSDRSAPGNVGPGPRDSLSAVYHLNTDMSGLFEVNERNQNVSCVQEGLQCPKTNEHRSEPENIDIRKDVKKMGTKQSFGGPQVEAMAPDSSGGGRGQKDKDEGQIFRSDVSSGIRESGPLFMGLGRPPKTTHDGSMAFEERCPRKSTLQPHGTNADFGKLGGSHADAVNSNMLNSDWTGQGLRDKENQNKHISAPDWNGPGSDIRDHWRGSDSVREAPLVQDEWSVHLSDRRGSNMESQGPYTGGSGGPEFGQPGAEMRGPNMQYPKLNSGGPEDSHLMEEGLERIDPIIDNQGPDLGIPGASDFVGPEPKRRSVAMEVAGPDKRGPVGPHFRGLGPEKKGPHMEQKVHDIRGPGGPDFRGTWGERMGLDMAGPGSDSRGPGIERRDSMEDPGTNRRGAGCPEFKGPGHERESMSIEGPGHENRRPGGPGFRGPGPIEGSGPERRGPGGPDISRLGSNCRGLAMGPGRVSQGPDFSGPINEIPSFPMHSQEPERRGPGEINTSGQGPDRRGSHIGVAGPERIGPGVGDLGPHNRGRGGPHFRGRGKEVGYQNMEIPGPHRRGPEFGAQRVERPGSDVDPGPDRIALVGPDYSEKRYPDMEGSRPGWRKSDGPDLRVPGYKHESSNTEDPRHGGRDDWVACEPIQENPDYHAPEPDRLGQSFRGRRPMRKNIRRPGPGFWGSAPERRGPDTEEQRLDERRTNIEFLGQDRECSVDDWETYASRGFGPIQEGQDEQDQEDINQGLFSEWRGPESSGPGPMQNRPSMLFQGPVRGRRHNWNAPGCRSAGPVEENPDMVCPGPSRGGHGNDWTELDREGAGEFFTGERDLDNRGQDRKAGPGSHMHNHPDMRNDWRLPNVRGKMRGPNIEGRGALRGGPGLMNSCLNRRQFEMEGPDRRPPAGRDLGPPGPANRNLSIEAPRCDGRFSDSGDLRSERHNVEPENPEPGRQGFDFRRESRGPKMRSLGPNKTDSRGPSPQRSDFRNGPGRWGDNTRSEPDPNNDMQVSDIRGAGYVSRGPNIRGRDPRQRGHTPINERRGPRPIARFQHPGDQHLAQFNRPRGPGPNSGGKPFPGFENPQNQQAIRPQRHRGALLPTPKEGLIRFPKI, from the exons ATGCCCTCAGAAGAGGCCGAGTCAAGTGTTAGGCCGACCTTGTCACAGGTTAGAAAGTCTTGGGGGTTTCGACGAACAACCATTGCAAGAAGGGAGTTCATGGAGGAGGTTGGAGACCTAACCTACAGTCCTCCAATTGTTCGACGAGGCAGAAATCGTCGGACCAATCAAACAGCAGCCCAGACCGCTACAGAGACCCCCACCACCCAGAAAGCTACTCGTACAGCAAGGAGTGTTATTGATGAACTTCAGTGGTCTGCCCCATCCTCACCTGTCTCTGAGAATAGCAAAACTGGTTCAGAAACTTCCGCAGGAGGCAGCCTTGATCCCAGCTTATGGCAGGATTTTGGGTCTGCTTTCCACACTGCCTTCACACTGCTTGGGGGCAGTGAGGGCCTGTCACTAACAATGTCAGATGAACTGGCGGTTCCTGACATTTTAGAAGCCACTGAAGCCATTGAGTCTCCTAATCCACAGGCTATAGATGAAACTGAGATGGCTGATAACATTGATGACATGGAGATTGCACAGCCAGTTGCTTCTGGCAATGCAGAGGGAGAAGAGATCCATGATGTGGTTTTAATCTCAAGTCATGAAGAGGATAGTGATGAAATGACTTTGTTACAGATTAAGGAACAGCTGGCTTCTAATAGCAGACAGGAAGACTCCAAAGCTAGAGGAGGGAAAGGAGGAAAGGGAAAGGCCAGAGGAAAGGGGAGAGGTAGAGGAAGAGGTAGGGGCAAAGGTAGAGGGAGGGGTAGAGGAAAGGGGAGGGCTGTGGAGTTTCAGTCAACCATTGCAGATGATAaggacagtgatgatgatgtggtGCTGGTTAATTTAACTGAGCAACAGCATTTACAAGAAGTGGAAAAAGAAACTGATCCACAAAGTCCTCCTGAAAAAGAGGGTTCGGCTGCTCTCTTTGATACAGCCCTAAGTCCTGCTCAGCAATCAAACTCAGACTGCATGATCATAGACAGTGACTTTGATCAGATTCCTGAGCTAACTCCCGGTCAGTTTGATGAAGtgccagaggaggaggagaagaaagatGCTAAAAATACAGAAGAGTTTTCAAGGATATCACACAATGAAGGATATGACTCAAATGCTCTGTTCTGCATCTGCAGACAGAAACAAGATAAGAG GTTTATGATCTGCTGTGACAGCTGCCAGGAGTGGTTCCACGGTGAATGCGTCGGTGTCAGTGAGACACAAGGCCATCAGAGTATGCAAGAGTACGTCTGCCCGCCTTGCACTATAAAGAAACAAAGCCAGTCTGAGTCTCACCCTCAGCCAGACCCTGAGCTTAGCTTTCCTGAATGCTTGACACAAAGTCCTGCTGTTGAAGAAGCACAAGAGGACCAGCGAGCAGTTAAG CAGACTGTGCTGGTAGAGGAGgaaacagaggaggaggagcaagagCAGGCTATTGAAGCAAGGCCAGACCCTGATGCTCAACCTGAAgctcaacctgagcctgagatGGATAGCTCTCTTCCCTTGTGCATCGGACCTGGTTGCTCTAAACAAGCACTACCAGATTCTGTTTACTGTGGCAATGACTGCATCCTTCAGCATGCTGCTTTCACTATGAAGACACTCTCTGGCCCTAAGGTGCCCAAATCCAAAGGACGGGCACAGAGAAAAGCTTCCATGTCAAGACCTGCTGCAAAG GCTCAAAGGTCAAGTCGGACATCAAAGAGGCTAGCAGAAAAAGCTGAGCTGCGAGgtgaggaggagaaaaaggagGATGATGGTGAGCAGGAGGCGGCTGCATCTCCTGTCATCTGTGACCCCAGTCTCACAGAAGCTCAGGCTACCTCCACACCAGCATCAAACTTACACACAGCGT cTAATAAGGACAGTGAACAGGTAGAGGCTGAGAAGGAAGCTGTATCTCCTTCAGCACAATCTCCAGAAGACCCTTCACTAGATGCAAGTCTCCTTTCTAAACCTACCACTGAAGCAGCCCAGCCACAAAGCCACTGTGAAGAAGGAGCAAAGGAAACTGTAAACAGTGACTTGCCAAAGCATCAGTCATCAGAATCAGATCCCCTAATAACACCCGCCCCAGAAAAATCTAGCCCGACTCCAGCCACATCGTCCCCAACCACCTCAGCGCGCAGACATCATGAGACTGGGGCTCTTATGATAACGAAGACCACATATGTTATACCAAAGAAGCAGTCTGGATCTCAGTCTCCATCAAGCCACACATTAGTCTCAGCATCATGCCAGAAGCTGTCTTCAGCCCCCACACCCCTGAATGAAACCCGAAATCTGCCGGTGCCACCCGCACCCAGTGCACCCTCCTCCAGGCCCTCTCAACCCAATAACCAGGTCAGACAGAGTATCCAGCGCTCTCTCACCAGCATCCTGTTCAAAAG ggtgtgtgaatgtgaggatTTGGAGATGTCTGAGAGCGAAGCTGCAAAGCTTGTTGCAAGCATTGAGATGGAGATGTTTGACATATTTCGCAACACAGACAGCAAATACATGAACAAGTACAGAACTATAATGTTCAACCTAAAAGACCCAAGAAACAAG GGCTTGTTATACTGTGTGGTACATGGCGATATCAATCCTTTCAGACTAGTTAGGATGAGCCAGAAGGATATGCAGGCTACCAAGGCACCTGAGCCAAGTGTGAAAGAAACAACAGTG GTTAAGGATACAGCTGCTAAAATAAGTTTGCCCAAGCCTGAAGCAGTTAAGGTTGATTTACCCTGTTTGAATCCTGCAAAATCTGACAGAAAACCTGATAGCATG GAACAGAAGAGAAGTCTTCCTGCTCCTGCAGTCAAGCCCAGGGCAAGCCAAACAAGCCTGGCCAATGCAGTGCCAGATGTTCTTGCCTGCATGCTAAAAGACACAACATCAGAGCACAAAACTCATCTATTTGACTTAAAATGCAAGATATGCAcag GCCAAATGCAACCTATGGAAGAGGAGGAACCTGCAAAGAAAAAATCCAAGCTATCTGTATCCAGAGATAAGCACGAACCATCTTGGAGAAAGTCTGCAGGGGGTGACTCCCCACTTCTGGCACCACCTGACTCTCCTGACATGGATTCTCCAGCATCCAACCTATTGGACCCTTCATCCCATTTCAATATTGATTCTGCTGCACTGACTATAGTGGAATCACCTGCTTCTCCTGTAATGGATTCTCCAGCCTCCCCCACTTTAGAATCTCCTGCTTCTCCTACCATAGAGTCCCCTGCATCCCCAACTCCAGATACCTCTAAAGCTACTGCACCAAAAAGACCATATATACCAGTTTTGGTTCCACCTGTTTCCACGGTAACCATTACACAGCGTCGTGATCCCCGCACTGCAAACAGGTTCTCAGCTTCGTCTAGTAGCACCTTTGGTTCCAGTAACACAACTCATAAACGGGCAGCTCCTTATGCtcttgttaaagaaaacattgcATCGAACGTAGCATCATCACTACCACCAACCAAAACAGTACCTAAATCCATCTTAATGAAGCCATCTTCCACTGCTGATCCCAGACTTTATGGACCACGCTCGAG AACCGTGATCTCTGAATCTCCAGCTGATGGTGAGACAACTCAGTTCCTGGCAAAGCAGGAAATACTGTGGAAGGGTTTTCTAAACATGCTCACTGTAGCCAAGTTTGTCACCAAGGGATATCTGGTGTCAGGATCTCCTGAAAATCTTAAAGCG GATCTACCTGACACTATACAAATTGGAGGACGAATCATGCCTCAAACAGTGTGGGACTACGTTGCAAAACTAAAGACCTCAGTTACAAAG GAGTTATGTGTGATCCGGTTTCACCCTgcaacagaggaagaggaggtcgCCTATGTCTCccttttttcctatttcagCAGCAGAGGTCGTTTCGGTGTGGTCGCCAATAGCAGCCGTTCCATCAAAGATGTATACCTTGTCCCACTCAGTGCAAAGGAACCAATCCCATCTATGCTACAACCTCTTGAAGGACCAG GACTTGAAAGAAACCGCCCCAATCTTCTTCTTGGTCTAGCAATCGTCCAGAAGGTCAAACGTCCAGGAAGTTTGCCACAGGAAATGGAAGACAAAAGACCCAAAGTTCATATGTCCAAGGACCCTATGTGGATCCCAAAACCACCAGTCCTTTACGGTTCTGACAAATTGGAGATATTCCAACCCTATGATCCAGAGACTCCTGCTAGTACCACCCCTCCTGGTTCACCATCATGCCCTGGGTCACCAACAGACTCTTCCTCCTCTGGCTCAGTCACCATACCATCTCTATTAACTTCTGTTAAAGCGGCACCTTATGTTTCTACCTCAGCCACTATTGCTGCAACACAGTCCACCTTTAACAGCAGCTCTGATAAAAATCCCATTATTGCATCCAGTGATAAGACACCACTACAGACAATCTTGAGTACCTTGTTTCGTAGTAATCAGGCTGACTCCACTGTCTCTGATGGACGTTCTACAAAAACAACAGTAACTGTTAAGAAGAACCCAGTGCTTTCTGGATCAGTGGTGGATCCAATTGTCCAACAGTATGGACACAAAACCAAAGCCAAGGAGATTGAAGATGAAAATGACTTTGACCGACCATATGACCCAGAGGAAGAATATGATCCAGCAATGGGATATGCAACCGTTGCTCCACAGACCACAGAAAAAATTAAAGCTTTATCAAGCTTTGTGGAAGATGATGTGGCCTATGATCCAGAGGACGACACTATCTTTGAAGATATTCAAAGTAATACTCCTGTAGCAAAGCCCCCTGTTACAACTCAAACATTTGATTCTCCATCATGCCCAGTGACGGTTTCCACTTCTTCCCCAGCACAAACTTCTGCTCCAGTTGCAGTCATGCCACAACTCCCTACGGGCACAGTGGTTGTCTCAGCTGCAACACTAAGTGAACAACAGAGGATGCTTGAGGAACTCAATAAACAAATTGAAGAGCAAAAACGGCAGTTAAAAGAGCAGGAGGAAGCACTACGTCAGCAGAGAGAGGCTGTGGGAATGTTCATGGCTCACTTTTCTGTTTCGGATTCACTTATGTCTCCCCCACAAAAATCTTTGCCGCTTAACCAACTGTCCTCTCTGCAGAAAGGTATTATAAAAACAGAGTCAAAATCTTCAGAAACAACAGACAAGGCTACCCCCCTTACAGAGACTGTGGACaattcaaatttggattcacaAGCTGTGAAAGTAGAAGACGCAACACCTGTCAAAAATTTAGGAAATGATACAGATGGTGTTGCAAAGcaagatgaaacacagaaaggtgtggAATCTGACAAATATTCATCTGCTGGAGAGATTGAAGATTCTGATGTAGCTTATGATCCTGAGGATGAATCACTTTTCAATGAAATTCAAGATGATGTTTTTAAGGGGGGAACTGTAACAACTATGGACTCTGTGTCTAGAGCAAGGTATGGTGGCTCTCACAAGGGTATGTCTCCAAATTCATACCACAGTAGAAAACGAAGGTCATCACCAAAAAAGCGGAGTCATCGGGAAAGGGACCGCCACAGAAGTCCTTCAAGACAGTCACAGCATCGTTCTCGTTCTCGGTCCCGAAGACGCAGAGAAAAGGATAGACACAgaaagagtgaaagagacaggTCAAGACACAGAGTTAGAGATCCATCTGAACGGCAGGGACGCCATCGCAAAGATCATACCACACGCCGGCATTCTCTTGGGCGTAGAAGATCCCCATCTTCTTCTAGAAAAACAGAATCTGTGTCAGTTTCACCAAAACTGAACAGAGGACCCTTGCCTCAGGTCCCTGAGAAATCAAAACATGCAAGTGTTCCATGCAGTTCTCTAGACTCTGCTGGACAATTTGAAGAGAGTAACATATCACATGTTACAATCAAAAGTGATCCAGATGGACAAAAATCAGAGTGTAATCATGTTGAGAGCTCTGAAAAACACTCACACGAACCTCTATGTAATGTGAAGCTTGAGATTTCCGAACCACCAAAATTTCAGGAGCTTCAAAAGATTTCACTGAGTGACCATGATAtgacacagcaaaataaactcTATAAACAGGACAATTTGTTTCACAGCAAACTTGACAGTACAATTCCTCTTAGAGAAATTGATCCACCTATTCGAGATTCTCCCCAAAGCCCAGATCCAGAACCACAGTTTGTGAAACCTAGCAGCATAGAAAAGAATGACTCTGTTAGAACTGATGAAGTCAGCGATTCAAGGGAAGATATTAGAGTCTTTGAAAATAATTGTTTGCCAATTTGTGGTCAAGCAATGGTGTCTGTTGGAGATGTGATCTCAAATATTAAAAGCATGGATTTTAGAGCATTGAATCTGAAAGCTTTTGGTGCCAAGGGACAAGGTCTGACAGAGACACATAATGAGACACTAGCAGACAATCCTTGCTTCAAGCATTCAGAAACAAAGGGTCAAGAGGGAGGATATTCAAATCCAAGTACAATCTTAGGAATGAGAGAACAAGGTATTCAACATCAAAATACTGTAATAACTGGTTCATGGCCAGCCTTGAGAGATTCAGAAATGAGAAGTGAAGCACTAGATAGTAATAATGCTGGTGTGCCTTTTATTTCTGGTGTAAATCCAGAAATAAAATGCCCAAGTCCTGATGTTACACAAAATATTGTACCTACTGTTACAAATTTGTATATGGGAGAGGCAAGCCTCCAGCGCAAAAGACAAGTTAACATCATGAAGGGCCCTTTGTCTGACAGATCTGCACCTGGTAATGTTGGTCCAGGTCCAAGGGATTCTTTATCAGCTGTGTATCATCTAAATACAGATATGAGCGGGCTGTTTGAAGTTAATGAGAGAAACCAAAATGTTAGTTGTGTGCAGGAAGGTTTACAGTGTCCAAAGACAAATGAACATAGATCAGAGCCAGAAAACATAGATATCAGGaaagatgtgaaaaaaatgGGAACAAAGCAGTCATTTGGGGGTCCACAGGTAGAAGCTATGGCTCCAGATAGTAGTGGAGGTGGTAGAGGACAAAAAGATAAAGATGAAGGTCAGATTTTTAGATCTGATGTAAGTAGTGGGATAAGGGAGTCAGGTCCATTGTTTATGGGCTTAGGAAGACCTCCAAAGACAACACATGATGGCAGTATGGCTTTTGAAGAAAGGTGCCCCCGTAAAAGTACTCTTCAGCCACATGGCACAAATGCAGATTTTGGCAAGCTTGGTGGCAGTCATGCAGATGCAGTTAATTCAAACATGTTGAATTCAGATTGGACAGGTCAAGGACTAAGGGATAAGGAGAATCAAAATAAACATATAAGTGCTCCAGATTGGAATGGCCCAGGATCAGACATAAGAGATCATTGGAGAGGGTCAGATTCAGTCAGGGAAGCACCATTGGTACAAGATGAATGGAGTGTCCATTTGTCTGATAGAAGAGGTTCAAACATGGAAAGCCAGGGACCTTACACGGGAGGGAGTGGAGGCCCAGAATTCGGACAACCAGGGGCTGAAATGAGAGGTCCAAACATGCAGTATCCAAAGCTTAATAGTGGAGGACCAGAGGACTCACACCTCATGGAAGAAGGACTTGAAAGGATAGACCCCATTATAGACAATCAAGGACCTGACTTAGGAATACCAGGGGCTTCAGATTTTGTGGGACCAGAACCTAAAAGAAGAAGTGTAGCCATGGAGGTTGCTGGACCTGACAAAAGAGGTCCTGTGGGTCCACATTTTAGAGGATTAGGACCTGAGAAAAAAGGTCCACATATGGAGCAAAAAGTACATGACATCAGGGGTCCTGGCGGTCCAGATTTCAGGGGAACCTGGGGTGAAAGGATGGGTCTGGATATGGCTGGTCCAGGGTCTGATAGTAGAGGTCCAGGAATTGAAAGGAGAGATTCCATGGAGGATCCTGGGACTAATAGGAGAGGGGCTGGGTGTCCAGAATTTAAAGGACCAGGGCATGAGAGGGAAAGTATGTCTATCGAAGGTCCTGGACATGAGAATAGACGACCTGGAGGTCCTGGGTTCAGGGGACCAGGACCTATAGAAGGTTCTGGGCCCGAGAGAAGAGGACCTGGAGGTCCTGATATCAGCAGGCTAGGGTCTAATTGTAGAGGTCTTGCTATGGGGCCTGGCAGAGTTTCACAAGGTCCAGATTTTAGTGGGCCAATAAATGAAATACCAAGTTttcctatgcatagccaagaaccTGAAAGGAGAGGACCTGGAGAAATAAACACAAGTGGACAGGGTCCTGACAGGAGAGGTTCACATATTGGTGTTGCTGGGCCTGAAAGAATTGGTCCAGGTGTGGGAGATCTAGGGCCTCACAACAGAGGACGAGGTGGACCACATTTCAGGGGTCGTGGAAAAGAAGTTGGGTATCAAAATATGGAGATTCCAGGGCCTCATAGGAGGGGTCCAGAATTTGGTGCACAGCGGGTGGAAAGGCCAGGTTCTGATGTGGATCCTGGGCCTGACAGAATAGCTCTAGTAGGTCCAGACTACAGTGAAAAAAGATATCCAGATATGGAGGGCTCAAGACCAGGTTGGAGAAAATCAGATGGCCCTGATTTAAGAGTTCCAGGCTACAAACATGAAAGTTCAAATACTGAAGATCCAAGACATGGGGGAAGGGATGACTGGGTAGCGTGTGAACCTATTCAAGAAAACCCAGATTACCATGCCCCAGAACCTGATAGATTGGGCCAGAGCTTTAGAGGTCGAAGGCCTATGAGGAAAAACATTAGAAGACCAGGGCCCGGCTTCTGGGGTTCTGCTCCTGAGAGGAGAGGGCCAGACACAGAGGAACAAAGGTTAGATGAAAGAAGGACCAATATAGAATTCTTAGGACAAGACAGAGAATGCTCAGTGGATGACTGGGAAACATATGCTAGTAGAGGATTTGGACCTATCCAAGAGGGTCAAGATGAACAGGACCAAGAAGATATTAATCAAGGCCTATTTAGTGAATGGAGAGGCCCTGAAAGTAGTGGACCAGGTCCCATGCAGAATAGACCCAGTATGTTATTTCAAGGACCTGTAAGGGGTCGTAGACATAACTGGAATGCTCCTGGCTGCAGAAGTGCAGGGCCTGTTGAAGAAAATCCAGATATGGTATGCCCAGGGCCAAGTAGGGGAGGTCATGGAAATGATTGGACAGAGCTTGATAGAGAGGGTGCTGGGGAATTCTTTACAGGAGAAAGAGATCTAGACAATAGAGGACAAGACAGAAAAGCAGGGCCAGGATCACATATGCACAATCATCCAGATATGAGAAATGACTGGAGGCTGCCAAATGTCAGGGGAAAAATGAGAGGGCCAAACATTGAAGGGCGTGGGGCTCTCAGAGGAGGTCCAGGCCTGATGAATTCATGTCTAAACAGGAGGCAATTTGAGATGGAAGGCCCTGATAGAAGACCTCCAGCAGGTCGAGATCTAGGACCCCCAGGACCTGCAAACAGAAATCTAAGCATTGAAGCTCCAAGGTGTGATGGGAGATTTTCAGATAGTGGTGATCTAAGATCTGAAAGGCATAATGTAGAACCTGAAAATCCTGAACCAGGTAGACAAGGATTTGATTTCAGAAGGGAAAGTAGAGGTCCAAAAATGAGAAGTTTGGGGCCCAATAAAACAGACAGCAGGGGGCCATCACCTCAGCGTTCAGATTTTAGAAATGGACCTGGTAGGTGGGGTGACAACACTAGGTCTGAGCCAGATCCAAATAATGACATGCAGGTGTCAGATATAAGGGGGGCAGGTTATGTTAGTAGGGGCCCAAATATAAGGGGGAGAGATCCCAGGCAGAGAGGTCATACACCCATTAATGAACGAAGAGGTCCTCGTCCCATTGCAAGATTCCAACATCCTGGAGATCAACATTTGGCACAGTTTAATAGGCCCCGTGGCCCAGGTCCAAATAGCGGAGGAAAACCATTCCCTGGTTTTGAAAACCCACAAAATCAGCAAGCCATAAGACCTCAAAGACACAGAGGTGCCTTACTTCCCACTCCAAAAGAAGGTCTCATACGTTTCCCCAAAATATGA